A window from Setaria italica strain Yugu1 chromosome VIII, Setaria_italica_v2.0, whole genome shotgun sequence encodes these proteins:
- the LOC101756054 gene encoding uncharacterized protein LOC101756054, producing MDPFPSIPARPSWIILDRFIHRTDRDVEDEADGTASEISYTCTDRPIRASIRVADSPAVSRLYLDWPSRPEFGGRLREPRVIAAHNHSILFRAIVPLEDPMFCKDTASFPVDMFVYSAFSSPPSLHRLRTCFTGGVSTPDEDIYFKPYQRCQQRIMAEKHIGLLCHGSKGGFTVVDFTNFGLEGELCLLHHPALPASASHKNTEEEEADWMIKKVRLPPGPRVRRWITDAIIPLHGRYLCWVDNYQGILVVDVLRASDKNTTDELLHYIPLPHEALQSDRSHPDGDCPDKARCVCVTADFTLKLVCVTTGKANRARSPFTIRSWTFPWKFPHVFPSGRWYRGHTMEAAEFWGLYNGQSLPQVKPMYPLVSLVNPDEFCFLLKEDHTTYWIIEVDMGNKMLKSSAIYINEEEEGCTTDRPRARRIVFDGHSFIPSGLSDYLGMDAIKSWELSEMMQKAKQCRVAQKKGQLEVEQAESKAAKCRA from the exons ATGGATCCATTCCCGTCGATTCCCGCCCGCCCCTCCTGGATAATCCTCGACCGCTTCATCCACCGCACCGACCGGGACGTGGAGGACGAAGCGGACGGCACAGCGTCGGAGATCTCCTACACCTGCACCGACAGGCCCATCCGCGCCTCCATCCGGGTCGCCGACTCTCCCGCGGTGTCCCGCCTGTACCTCGACTGGCCGAGCCGGCCGGAGTTCGGAGGCCGCCTGCGGGAGCCACGCGTGATCGCCGCCCACAACCACTCCATCCTCTTCAGGGCAATCGTGCCCCTGGAGGATCCAATGTTCTGCAAGGACACCGCCAGCTTCCCCGTCGACATGTTCGTCTACTCGGCCTTCTCGTCGCCTCCGTCGCTCCATCGGCTTCGCACTTGTTTCACCGGTGGCGTCAGCACCCCCGATGAGGACATTTACTTCAAGCCGTACCAGCGCTGCCAGCAGAGAATCATGGCGGAGAAACATATTGGCCTCCTGTGCCACGGCAGCAAAGGCGGGTTCACGGTCGTGGATTTCACCAACTTCGGCCTAGAGGGCGAGCTCTGCCTGCTGCACCACCCTGCACTTCCTGCTTCTGCCTCGCACAAGAacactgaagaagaagaagcagactGGATGATTAAGAAGGTGCGGTTACCCCCGGGCCCCAGGGTTCGCCGTTGGATCACTGACGCCATCATCCCCCTCCATGGACGCTACTTGTGCTGGGTTGACAACTACCAGGGCATACTTGTTGTTGACGTCCTCCGGGCCAGTGACAAGAACACCACAGATGAGCTGCTCCATTACATCCCGCTGCCTCACGAAGCTTTGCAATCTGACCGCTCACATCCCGATGGAGACTGCCCTGACAAAGCTCGGTGTGTCTGCGTCACTGCTGATTTCACGCTCAAACTCGTCTGTGTTACCACCGGTAAAGCCAACCGAGCGCGATCTCCTTTCACAATAAGATCATGGACATTTCCATGGAAATTTCCTCACgtcttcccaagtgggcgatgGTACAGAGGTCACACCATGGAGGCAGCCGAGTTCTGGGGTCTTTACAATGGCCAGAGCCTTCCACAGGTGAAGCCTATGTATCCTCTGGTTAGCTTGGTAAATCCAGATGAATTCTGCTTCCTGTTGAAGGAGGACCACACCACTTACTGGATAATTGAAGTCGACATGGGGAACAAGATGCTCAAGTCATCTGCCATCTATATcaatgaagaggaagaagggtgcacCACTGACAGGCCTAGGGCTCGCAGGATCGTCTTTGATGGACACTCCTTCATCCCTAGCGGACTCTCCGATTACCTGGGCATGGATGCCATCAAAAG TTGGGAACTAAGTGAAATGATGCAGAAGGCAAAGCAGTGCAGGGTGGCGCAAAAGAAGGGTCAATTGGAAGTGGAGCAAGCAGAATCGAAGGCAGCCAAATGCCGTGCTTGA
- the LOC101754436 gene encoding uncharacterized protein LOC101754436: MDLLPAAPARPSWQILDRFIHRTDRDVEDEADGTASEISYTCTDRPIRASIRVADSPAVSRLYLDWPSRPEFGCRLREPRVIAAHNHSILFRAIVPLEDPMCCKDTGNFPVDLFVYSAFSSPPSLHRLRTCFTGGVSNPDEDIYFKPYRRWQQRFMAEQHIGLLCHGSEGGFTVVDFTNFGLEGELCLLHHPALPASASHKSTEEADWMIKKVRLPPGPRIRRWITDAIIPLHGRYLCWVDNYQGILVVDVLRAASVKSATDQLLHYIPLPDEALQSDRRPHPDGDCPDRARCVCVTADFTLKLVCVTTRKANRARSPFTIRSWTLPNFYRSGQWYRGHTMEAAEFWGLYNGQSLPRVKPWYPLVSLVNPNEFCFLLKEDHTTYWIIEVDMGNKMLKSSAIYINEEEEGCTTDRPRARRIVFDGHSFIPSRISYYLGMDDANKSQELSEMMQKAKQRRVAQKKSQLEVEQAESKEHVAESKAAKCRA; the protein is encoded by the exons atggatctGTTGCCGGCGGCTCCCGCCCGCCCCTCCTGGCAAATCCTCGACCGCTTCATCCACCGCACCGACCGGGACGTGGAGGACGAAGCGGACGGCACAGCGTCGGAGATCTCCTACACCTGCACCGACAGGCCCATCCGCGCCTCCATCCGGGTCGCCGACTCTCCCGCGGTGTCCCGCCTGTACCTCGACTGGCCGAGCAGGCCGGAGTTCGGATGCCGCCTGCGGGAGCCACGCGTGATCGCCGCCCACAACCACTCCATCCTCTTCAGGGCAATCGTGCCCCTGGAGGATCCAATGTGCTGCAAGGACACAGGCAACTTCCCCGTCGACTTGTTCGTCTACTCGGCCTTCTCGTCGCCGCCATCGCTCCATCGGCTTCGCACTTGTTTCACCGGTGGCGTCAGCAACCCCGATGAGGACATTTACTTCAAGCCGTACCGACGCTGGCAGCAGAGATTCATGGCGGAGCAACATATTGGCCTCCTGTGCCACGGCAGCGAAGGCGGGTTCACGGTCGTGGATTTCACCAACTTCGGCCTAGAGGGCGAGCTCTGCCTGCTGCACCACCCTGCTCTTCCTGCTTCTGCATCGCACAAGAGCACTGAAGAAGCAGACTGGATGATTAAGAAGGTGCGGTTACCCCCGGGCCCCAGGATTCGCCGTTGGATCACTGACGCCATCATCCCCCTCCATGGACGCTACTTGTGCTGGGTTGACAACTACCAGGGCATACTTGTTGTTGACGTCCTCCGTGCCGCCAGCGTCAAGAGCGCCACAGATCAGCTGCTCCATTACATCCCGCTGCCTGACGAAGCTTTGCAATCTGACCGCCGCCCACATCCCGATGGAGACTGCCCTGACAGAGCTCGATGTGTCTGCGTCACTGCTGATTTCACGCTCAAACTCGTCTGCGTTACCACCCGTAAAGCCAACCGAGCGCGCTCTCCTTTCACAATAAGATCATGGACATTGCCTAACTTCTACCGAAGTGGGCAATGGTACAGAGGTCACACCATGGAGGCAGCCGAGTTCTGGGGTCTTTACAATGGCCAGAGCCTTCCACGGGTGAAGCCTTGGTATCCTCTGGTTAGCTTGGTAAATCCAAATGAATTCTGCTTCCTGTTGAAGGAGGACCACACCACTTACTGGATAATTGAAGTCGACATGGGGAACAAGATGCTCAAGTCATCCGCCATCTATATcaatgaagaggaagaagggtgcacCACTGACAGGCCTAGGGCTCGCAGGATCGTCTTTGATGGACACTCCTTCATCCCTAGCAGAATCTCCTATTACCTGGGCATGGATGATGCCAACAAAAG TCAGGAACTAAGTGAAATGATGCAGAAGGCAAAGCAGCGCAGGGTTGCGCAAAAGAAGAGTCAGTTGGAAGTGGAGCAAGCCGAATCGAAGGAGCATGTTGCTGAATCGAAGGCAGCCAAATGCCGTGCTTGA
- the LOC105915014 gene encoding putative F-box/LRR-repeat protein 9 produces MAAQLHPPSPIFSAAATTIQNLAHSPSSPPPPPRGWVALLRDVLVAVFRKLDHVEILMGTGRVCRSWCHAARDDPALWRRIDMRGHADLHRRVGLCGMARAAIHRAVRRVLGRVIPLVQETPNYGGVIMWNRYDDKRDRYGLRIKLMV; encoded by the exons ATGGCGGCCCAG CTCCATCCCCCGTCCCCAATCTTCTCCGCTGCTGCCACCACCATCCAAAATCTCGCTCATTCCCCGTCgtcgccacctccgccaccgaGGGGCTGGGTGGCGCTGCTGCGGGATGTGCTTGTGGCCGTCTTCCGCAAGCTCGACCATGTCGAGATCCTCATGGGCACCGGGCGGGTGTGCCGCTCCTGGTGCCACGCCGCGCGAGACGACCCCGCGTTGTGGCGCCGCATCGACATGCGCGGCCACGCCGACCTCCACCGCCGGGTCGGCCTCTGCGGGATGGCGCGGGCTGCCATCCACCGTGCGGTGCGACGCGTTCTGGGCCGA GTGATCCCGCTGGTGCAGGAGACGCCCAACTACGGCGGCGTCATCATGTGGAACCGGTACGACGACAAGAGGGATCGCTACGGCCTCCGCATCAAGCTCATGGTCTGA